In a single window of the Agromyces sp. H17E-10 genome:
- a CDS encoding MoaD/ThiS family protein: MPPVTVRYFAAAAEAAGVEEERLDIAADSTLGALRDELVERYGVAMERVLRSGSFLVDGTVHRDPAHPVGATVDILPPFAGG, translated from the coding sequence ATGCCTCCCGTGACCGTCCGGTACTTCGCGGCGGCCGCCGAGGCGGCCGGCGTCGAGGAGGAGCGCCTCGACATCGCCGCTGACTCGACCCTCGGCGCCCTGCGCGACGAGCTCGTCGAACGCTACGGCGTCGCGATGGAGCGCGTGCTCCGCAGCGGCTCGTTCCTCGTCGACGGCACCGTTCACCGCGACCCCGCGCATCCGGTCGGGGCGACCGTCGACATCCTTCCCCCGTTCGCCGGCGGGTGA
- a CDS encoding DNA alkylation repair protein, producing MAGTTSMTAADVLARLAELEDPKMRAVNERHGDDHGVNLTKLRGVAKDLKTQHELALELWATDDTAARLVAILIAKPKSFDAAELDAMLREARAPKVRDWLVNYVVKKSPHRETLRLAWLDDTDPHVAAAGWALTADVVAKQPELVDLDALLDEIEREMQGAAEPLQWEMNTCLAMIGINHPAERARAIAIGERLEVLKDYPTPPNCTSPFAPIWIGEMVSRQGATA from the coding sequence ATGGCCGGCACCACCTCGATGACCGCCGCCGACGTGCTGGCGCGGCTCGCCGAACTCGAAGACCCGAAGATGCGTGCCGTGAACGAGCGCCACGGCGACGACCACGGCGTCAACCTCACGAAGCTGCGCGGCGTCGCGAAGGACCTCAAGACGCAGCACGAGCTCGCGCTCGAGCTGTGGGCGACCGACGACACCGCAGCCCGCCTCGTCGCGATCCTCATCGCGAAACCCAAGTCATTCGACGCCGCCGAGCTCGATGCGATGCTGCGCGAGGCCCGGGCGCCGAAGGTGCGCGACTGGCTCGTGAATTACGTCGTGAAGAAGAGCCCGCACCGCGAGACGCTGCGGCTCGCCTGGCTCGACGACACCGATCCGCACGTCGCCGCGGCCGGCTGGGCGCTGACGGCCGACGTCGTCGCGAAGCAGCCCGAGCTCGTCGACCTCGACGCCCTGCTCGACGAGATCGAACGCGAGATGCAGGGCGCCGCCGAACCGCTGCAGTGGGAGATGAACACCTGCCTGGCGATGATCGGCATCAACCACCCGGCCGAGCGGGCTCGGGCGATCGCGATCGGCGAGCGGCTCGAGGTGCTGAAGGACTACCCGACGCCGCCGAACTGCACGTCGCCGTTCGCCCCGATCTGGATCGGCGAGATGGTGAGCCGGCAGGGCGCGACCGCGTAG
- a CDS encoding molybdopterin molybdotransferase MoeA, which translates to MRTYAEHQRAVHELLDPLGSRLSSAGASDEGAEVVAVDDALGRVLASGLLSPTDLPGFDNSQMDGYAVRAVDLADASPAAPVRLPVGPTSAAGDPVFDLAPGTASPIMTGAPIPRGADAVVQIEVADPPAFIGLGGGRHDSPAGSVVAFTAPVAHGQFVRRAGSDVAGGELLLAAGSRLGPAQLGVVAAAGLTQVTVRRRLRVLLLSTGHELRPPGSALRPGQIHDANTAMLSAALRECGAEVVVAVAPDEPDAVRAAIARGIRPVAGSPVDLVVTTGGVSAGAFEVVRDALEPLGVEFTKVAIQPGGPQGLGTAMLPADEDAAVEASRTEGAVSVPVVSFPGNPVSALVSFELFLRPVLRRLEGLTPDRHRARLRLAHDVTSPGRRHQVRRGIVDGDGAVEVGAPSSHLLHAYANATVLVHLPIGVDALPAGSLVDVWRIDD; encoded by the coding sequence ATGCGCACCTACGCCGAACACCAGCGTGCCGTGCATGAGCTGCTCGATCCGCTCGGGTCTCGGCTCTCCTCAGCAGGTGCGAGCGACGAGGGAGCCGAGGTCGTCGCGGTCGACGATGCGCTCGGGCGCGTACTGGCGTCCGGCCTCCTCTCCCCCACCGATCTGCCCGGCTTCGACAACTCGCAGATGGACGGCTACGCGGTGCGCGCGGTCGACCTCGCCGACGCGAGCCCGGCCGCACCGGTTCGCCTGCCCGTCGGTCCGACGAGCGCAGCGGGCGACCCGGTCTTCGACCTCGCACCCGGCACCGCGTCGCCCATCATGACCGGCGCGCCGATCCCCCGCGGCGCCGACGCGGTCGTGCAGATCGAGGTGGCGGACCCGCCCGCGTTCATCGGACTCGGCGGCGGCCGGCACGACTCCCCCGCCGGGTCGGTCGTCGCGTTCACCGCACCCGTCGCGCACGGCCAGTTCGTTCGCAGGGCGGGCAGCGACGTCGCCGGCGGCGAGCTTCTGCTCGCCGCGGGCTCCCGGCTCGGGCCGGCGCAACTCGGGGTGGTCGCCGCTGCGGGCCTCACGCAGGTCACGGTGCGCCGCCGCCTGCGGGTGCTGCTGCTCTCGACCGGGCACGAGCTTCGACCGCCCGGGTCGGCGCTGCGGCCGGGGCAGATCCACGACGCCAACACCGCGATGCTCAGCGCCGCGCTGCGCGAGTGCGGCGCCGAGGTCGTCGTCGCCGTCGCACCCGACGAACCCGATGCGGTGCGAGCGGCGATCGCGCGCGGCATCCGCCCCGTCGCCGGCTCGCCGGTCGACCTCGTCGTCACGACGGGCGGGGTGAGCGCGGGCGCCTTCGAGGTCGTGCGCGACGCCCTCGAGCCGCTCGGCGTCGAGTTCACGAAGGTCGCGATCCAGCCCGGCGGTCCGCAGGGACTCGGCACGGCGATGCTGCCTGCCGACGAGGATGCCGCGGTCGAGGCATCCCGCACCGAAGGCGCCGTCAGCGTGCCGGTCGTCTCGTTCCCCGGCAATCCGGTCTCGGCGCTCGTGTCGTTCGAGCTGTTCCTGCGCCCCGTGCTGCGCCGGCTCGAAGGGCTCACGCCCGACCGGCACCGCGCCCGCCTGCGTCTCGCGCACGACGTGACGTCGCCGGGCCGGCGCCACCAGGTGCGCCGCGGCATCGTCGACGGCGATGGCGCCGTCGAGGTCGGCGCCCCGAGCTCGCACCTGCTGCACGCCTACGCGAACGCCACGGTGCTCGTGCACCTGCCGATCGGCGTCGATGCGCTGCCGGCCGGTTCCCTCGTCGACGTCTGGAGGATCGATGACTGA
- the moaC gene encoding cyclic pyranopterin monophosphate synthase MoaC, whose protein sequence is MTDTPPRLTHLRDDGSAHMVDVTDKAITKRTASAQAVLTTRPEVVSMIADGTLPKGEAIGTARIAGIMAAKQTSALIPLCHPLPLTKLDVDITADGSRVRVVATATTKGVTGVEMEALTAASVAALTLYDMIKAVDNRAVITDIMVLAKEGGKSGDWSRE, encoded by the coding sequence ATGACTGACACCCCGCCCCGCCTCACCCACCTGCGCGACGACGGGTCGGCGCACATGGTCGACGTCACCGACAAGGCGATCACGAAGCGCACCGCGAGCGCGCAGGCCGTGCTCACGACGCGGCCCGAGGTGGTCTCGATGATCGCCGACGGCACCCTGCCCAAGGGCGAGGCGATCGGCACCGCACGCATCGCCGGCATCATGGCCGCGAAGCAGACGTCGGCACTCATCCCGCTCTGCCACCCCCTGCCGCTCACGAAGCTCGATGTCGACATCACCGCCGACGGTTCGCGCGTGCGCGTCGTCGCGACCGCGACCACGAAGGGCGTGACCGGCGTCGAGATGGAGGCGCTGACCGCCGCGAGCGTCGCCGCCCTCACGCTCTACGACATGATCAAGGCCGTCGACAACCGCGCGGTGATCACCGACATCATGGTGCTCGCGAAGGAGGGCGGCAAGAGCGGCGACTGGAGCCGCGAATGA
- a CDS encoding MogA/MoaB family molybdenum cofactor biosynthesis protein, with protein MTGHGGAAGGMAATADEGMPRAATVLVASTRAAAGVYEDATGPVIAAWLAERGFEVRGPVVVADGAEFAVALGRAIDAAPAVVVTTGGTGLAPSDLTPEATAAVLDRELPGFMEELRRRGSATTPTALLTRGVAGVAGSTFVVNLPGSRGGVRDGLALLGEVLDHVLDQLAGGDHASPPVVE; from the coding sequence ATGACCGGGCACGGCGGTGCGGCCGGCGGCATGGCCGCGACGGCAGACGAGGGGATGCCCCGTGCTGCGACCGTGCTCGTCGCCTCGACGCGCGCCGCGGCCGGCGTCTACGAAGACGCCACCGGTCCCGTCATCGCGGCTTGGTTGGCCGAGCGCGGCTTCGAGGTGCGCGGCCCGGTCGTCGTCGCCGACGGCGCGGAGTTCGCCGTGGCCCTCGGGCGCGCGATCGACGCGGCCCCGGCCGTCGTCGTGACGACGGGCGGCACCGGACTCGCCCCCAGCGACCTCACCCCCGAGGCGACGGCCGCCGTGCTCGACCGGGAGCTTCCCGGCTTCATGGAGGAGCTGCGCCGACGCGGCTCGGCGACCACGCCGACCGCGCTGCTCACCCGCGGGGTCGCGGGCGTCGCCGGCTCGACCTTCGTCGTCAACCTGCCGGGCTCGCGCGGCGGCGTGCGCGACGGCCTCGCCCTGCTCGGCGAAGTGCTCGATCACGTGCTCGACCAACTCGCGGGCGGCGACCACGCGTCCCCTCCGGTGGTCGAGTAG
- a CDS encoding phosphatase PAP2 family protein — MVAGETGRDAAVRRVRRRAPLIGGIAAIVTATLLGFVIMVRNGGVPFPVDEEWVEEMVSLRGPVGDAFGYFMNALGGGIIGVFVVPVATAILLLILRRPWAAFYFIVASAASAAVVQVLKSFFDRARPEDMIVVSDHGSFPSGHVANAATIAVALGVIVPRVWVWVLGAVYTVLMAVSRTYLGAHWLSDTVGGALVGAGVALVLWAVFAAPLERERLAWIDRRTKRDTSVVE; from the coding sequence ATGGTTGCAGGAGAGACCGGGCGGGATGCCGCGGTGCGACGTGTACGTCGGCGGGCGCCGCTCATCGGGGGCATCGCCGCGATCGTGACGGCGACGCTCCTCGGCTTCGTCATCATGGTGCGCAACGGCGGTGTGCCATTCCCGGTGGACGAGGAGTGGGTCGAGGAGATGGTGTCGCTCCGCGGGCCCGTCGGCGACGCGTTCGGCTACTTCATGAACGCGCTCGGCGGCGGGATCATCGGCGTCTTCGTCGTGCCGGTCGCGACCGCGATCCTGCTGCTCATCCTGCGGCGACCCTGGGCCGCGTTCTACTTCATCGTCGCCTCGGCCGCCAGCGCAGCCGTCGTGCAGGTGCTGAAGTCGTTCTTCGATCGGGCAAGACCCGAGGACATGATCGTCGTCTCCGACCACGGTTCATTCCCGTCGGGGCATGTGGCGAACGCGGCGACCATCGCGGTCGCGCTCGGCGTGATCGTGCCGCGGGTCTGGGTGTGGGTGCTCGGCGCCGTCTACACGGTGCTCATGGCGGTCAGCCGCACGTACCTCGGGGCGCACTGGCTGAGCGACACGGTCGGCGGAGCGCTCGTCGGCGCCGGGGTCGCGCTCGTGCTGTGGGCGGTGTTCGCCGCGCCCCTCGAGCGCGAGCGACTGGCGTGGATCGATCGCAGGACCAAGCGCGACACCTCGGTGGTCGAGTAG
- a CDS encoding multidrug effflux MFS transporter, translating into MSATSPIPIVRPDDTRSTPVVSVHPGDRLSSRQRLVYVLVLGALTALGPFTVDLYLPAFPVLQDEFGVSAAAVQITLTGTMIGFGFGQLIVGPWSDKVGRRLPLMLSTALHIAASIGAALSPDIAWLAAFRLLQGFGAAAGGVVAMAMVRDLFGGKPLVKMLSRLALVNGLAPVLAPVIGSQLLQVMDWRGVFWVLAGYGVVVVLCVAFLIVETLPPSRRHVSGHTTMRDRYASLFRDRVYLGAALVGGMVFTGLFGYLSTSSFLFQEVYEFTAQQYGLLFGVNSIGIIIGVQTSSRLMRGRVAPQWILAVTTLVLFGSAIAIGVLDVTGAGLWGTIVPLFLFITACGFSFPAVQILALASHGSEAGTAASLLGALNFGLAGLISPVIGVMGVGSALPMAIVMTGAAAVAIIGLWALVRPKTVPPLTD; encoded by the coding sequence ATGTCCGCCACGAGTCCCATCCCCATCGTCCGCCCCGACGACACCCGGTCGACGCCGGTCGTGTCGGTGCATCCCGGCGACCGCCTGTCGAGCCGTCAGCGGCTCGTCTACGTGCTCGTGCTCGGGGCGCTCACGGCGCTCGGCCCGTTCACGGTCGACCTCTACCTGCCCGCGTTCCCCGTGCTGCAGGACGAGTTCGGCGTCTCGGCGGCAGCGGTGCAGATCACGCTCACCGGCACGATGATCGGGTTCGGTTTCGGACAGCTCATCGTCGGCCCCTGGAGCGACAAGGTCGGCCGGCGACTGCCGCTCATGCTCTCGACCGCGCTGCACATCGCCGCGTCGATCGGTGCGGCGCTGTCGCCCGACATCGCGTGGCTCGCCGCGTTCCGGCTGCTGCAGGGCTTCGGCGCGGCAGCGGGCGGTGTCGTCGCGATGGCGATGGTGCGCGACCTGTTCGGCGGCAAGCCGCTCGTGAAGATGCTCTCGCGGCTCGCCCTCGTGAACGGGCTCGCACCGGTGCTCGCACCGGTGATCGGGTCGCAGCTGCTGCAGGTCATGGACTGGCGCGGCGTGTTCTGGGTGCTCGCCGGCTACGGCGTCGTCGTCGTGTTGTGCGTCGCGTTCCTCATCGTCGAGACGCTGCCGCCGTCGCGGCGCCACGTCTCGGGTCACACGACGATGCGCGACCGGTACGCGTCGCTGTTCCGCGACCGGGTCTACCTCGGTGCCGCGCTGGTCGGCGGCATGGTGTTCACCGGCCTGTTCGGTTACCTGTCGACGTCGTCGTTCCTCTTCCAGGAGGTCTACGAGTTCACCGCCCAGCAGTACGGACTGCTCTTCGGCGTCAACTCGATCGGCATCATCATCGGCGTGCAGACGAGCTCGCGGCTCATGCGCGGGCGGGTCGCCCCGCAGTGGATCCTCGCGGTCACGACCCTCGTGCTGTTCGGCTCGGCGATCGCGATCGGCGTGCTCGACGTGACCGGGGCCGGCCTCTGGGGCACGATCGTGCCGCTGTTCCTGTTCATCACGGCGTGCGGGTTCTCGTTCCCCGCGGTGCAGATCCTCGCGCTCGCGTCGCACGGCAGCGAGGCGGGCACCGCGGCGTCGCTGCTCGGTGCGCTCAACTTCGGGCTCGCCGGGCTCATCTCGCCGGTGATCGGCGTCATGGGCGTGGGCAGCGCCCTGCCGATGGCGATCGTCATGACGGGCGCCGCGGCCGTCGCCATCATCGGGCTGTGGGCGCTCGTGCGCCCGAAGACGGTGCCGCCGCTCACCGACTGA
- a CDS encoding GNAT family N-acetyltransferase, with translation MPFDLRDIPLDQKAEAALAARGLEYRVLDPADRSALEAWVDADRRGFHEGRAHAPELARELSVIADRRVVGVYDPTLDAPDVPVATAACWPSGLSVPGGRSVDAWAVASVTVAPTHRRRGIARAMMEAELRSAQAAGAALAMLTASEATLYGRYGYAPAARIATVEVDRRRVEWTAPAEPGRVQFVSPQVMRPAAAAIARRAVARTPGEIDRWPGLLDRMLGTHDPDSERSRAIRVARYDDRHDQPQGFVVFRLRPEPGTHEMALEFDFLAAATDEAERALWRFLIEHDLVAKIRGRLRSIEEPLPWLVADRRAIGIGEVSDHLWLRILDPVAALEARRYSGSGSLVLDIDDPQGYAAGRFAIEFSAKGHAEVRRAEPGGTDASARAARRSRPSQGLGLRLGVAELGAIYLGDVTPSLLARAGRIVETTPGSLALADRLFASPRTPHLSIWF, from the coding sequence ATGCCGTTCGATCTGCGAGACATCCCGCTCGACCAGAAGGCCGAGGCCGCGCTCGCTGCGCGGGGCCTCGAGTACCGCGTCCTCGATCCCGCTGATCGATCCGCGCTCGAGGCGTGGGTCGACGCCGACCGGCGCGGCTTCCACGAGGGCCGCGCGCACGCGCCCGAACTCGCCCGTGAACTGTCGGTGATCGCCGACCGCCGCGTCGTCGGCGTCTACGACCCGACGCTCGACGCGCCCGACGTCCCGGTCGCGACCGCCGCCTGCTGGCCGAGCGGCCTCAGCGTGCCGGGCGGCCGCAGCGTCGACGCCTGGGCCGTCGCCTCGGTGACGGTCGCGCCGACCCATCGCCGGCGCGGCATCGCCCGCGCGATGATGGAGGCCGAGCTCCGCAGCGCACAGGCCGCTGGGGCCGCGCTCGCGATGCTCACCGCCTCGGAGGCCACGCTGTACGGACGCTACGGGTACGCACCCGCCGCGCGGATCGCGACGGTCGAGGTCGACCGCCGTCGGGTCGAGTGGACCGCGCCCGCCGAGCCCGGACGGGTGCAGTTCGTCTCCCCGCAGGTCATGCGCCCGGCCGCAGCGGCGATCGCACGCCGCGCGGTCGCGAGGACCCCTGGCGAGATCGACCGCTGGCCCGGCCTGCTCGATCGCATGCTCGGCACACACGACCCCGACAGCGAGCGGTCGCGCGCGATCCGCGTCGCCCGCTACGACGACCGGCACGACCAGCCGCAGGGCTTCGTCGTCTTCCGCCTGCGGCCCGAGCCCGGCACGCACGAGATGGCCCTCGAGTTCGACTTCCTCGCCGCCGCGACCGACGAGGCCGAGCGGGCGCTCTGGCGCTTCCTCATCGAGCACGACCTGGTCGCGAAGATCCGCGGTCGGCTGCGCTCCATCGAGGAGCCCCTGCCGTGGCTCGTCGCCGACCGCCGCGCGATCGGCATCGGCGAGGTGTCCGACCACCTGTGGTTGCGCATCCTCGATCCGGTCGCCGCGCTCGAGGCGCGACGGTACTCGGGCAGCGGCTCGCTCGTGCTCGACATCGACGACCCGCAGGGCTATGCGGCGGGCCGGTTCGCGATCGAGTTCTCAGCCAAGGGCCATGCCGAGGTGCGGCGGGCCGAACCCGGTGGCACGGATGCCTCGGCTCGAGCTGCGCGGCGCTCGCGCCCCTCGCAGGGGCTGGGACTGCGGCTCGGGGTCGCCGAGCTCGGCGCGATCTACCTCGGCGACGTGACGCCGTCGCTGCTCGCCCGCGCCGGGCGCATCGTCGAGACGACGCCGGGCTCGCTCGCGCTCGCCGACCGGCTCTTCGCGTCGCCGCGCACCCCGCACCTCAGCATCTGGTTCTGA
- a CDS encoding AI-2E family transporter, producing the protein MKPFGLPAKRRPAESAAPANPATTPSMTVEPAPLPEFRIRAFRVGFTATLGVLLALLLGGIVGQLSTVILYVALALFLALGLDPAVSWMQRKGLPRWAAILIVIAVVIGVFVALIAAIVPIVINEGTKIVNDWDRIAFNLQHNDFVTWINDITGGDAVDQTIKAIGDWVSNPANIGSLGGGILAVGAGIAGGFTGAIIVLILTLYFLASLRGMRRASARFVPASSRRGYLDVAGDITDAVGRYVMGQVTLGAVNGVLSLFYLSIIGAPAPILLAFIAFLCSLVPLVGTLTGAIIISLVCLTASPVTALAAAIYYLIYMQVEAYVISPRIMNRAVAVPGALVVIAAVAGGTLGGVLGALVAIPVAASLIIILEKVVFPKLDAR; encoded by the coding sequence ATGAAGCCTTTCGGTCTGCCTGCGAAGCGTCGCCCCGCCGAGTCCGCCGCACCGGCGAACCCGGCGACGACGCCGTCGATGACCGTGGAGCCCGCCCCATTGCCCGAGTTCCGCATCCGCGCCTTCCGCGTCGGGTTCACGGCGACCCTGGGCGTGCTGCTCGCGCTCCTGCTCGGCGGCATCGTCGGACAGCTGTCGACGGTCATCCTCTATGTGGCGCTCGCGCTCTTCCTGGCGCTCGGCCTCGACCCGGCGGTGAGCTGGATGCAGCGCAAGGGGCTGCCGCGATGGGCGGCGATCCTCATCGTCATCGCCGTCGTGATCGGGGTGTTCGTCGCCCTGATCGCGGCGATCGTGCCGATCGTGATCAACGAGGGCACGAAGATCGTGAACGACTGGGATCGCATCGCGTTCAACCTGCAGCACAACGACTTCGTCACGTGGATCAACGACATCACGGGCGGCGACGCCGTCGACCAGACGATCAAGGCGATCGGCGACTGGGTCAGCAATCCCGCGAACATCGGCTCGCTCGGCGGCGGCATCCTCGCCGTCGGCGCGGGCATCGCCGGCGGCTTCACGGGCGCGATCATCGTGCTCATCCTCACCCTGTACTTCCTCGCGTCGCTGCGGGGGATGCGCCGGGCGTCGGCCCGCTTCGTGCCGGCGAGCTCGCGCCGCGGCTACCTCGACGTGGCCGGCGACATCACCGACGCGGTCGGCCGGTACGTGATGGGCCAGGTCACGCTCGGTGCGGTCAACGGCGTGCTGAGCCTCTTCTACCTGTCGATCATCGGTGCGCCCGCGCCGATCCTGCTCGCGTTCATCGCGTTCCTGTGCTCGCTCGTGCCGCTCGTCGGCACGCTGACGGGCGCGATCATCATCTCGCTCGTGTGCCTCACCGCGTCGCCCGTCACCGCGCTCGCCGCGGCGATCTACTACCTGATCTACATGCAGGTCGAGGCCTACGTCATCAGCCCGCGCATCATGAACCGGGCCGTGGCGGTGCCCGGCGCGCTCGTCGTCATCGCGGCGGTCGCGGGCGGCACGCTCGGCGGGGTGCTCGGCGCCCTCGTCGCGATCCCGGTCGCGGCGTCGCTCATCATCATCCTCGAGAAGGTCGTGTTCCCGAAGCTCGACGCCCGCTGA
- a CDS encoding MDR family MFS transporter, translating into MPRARAVRERSGVGDAAGVGFRSERGPVLIAVMLATGLIAIDSTILATAVPSIVRDIGGFAQFPWLFSIYLLAQAVSVPVYAKLADTVGRKPIMLVGIALFLVGSVLCGFAWDMTSLIVFRAVQGLGAGAVMPVSITITGDIYTVRERAKVQGYIASVWAAASVLGPTLGGVFAEFLTWRWIFFINIPLCIIAGVMLWRAYHESFERKQHRIDITGSIALTIGLTLVILGVLEGGQAWAWYSWQSLIAFGVGGLLLVAFVFIELRAAEPVLPLWVFSRRLIVTTSLISLGVGAVLIGLTSYVPTFLEKTADASPLVSGLAVAALTLGWPISASNSGRLYLRIGFKNTALIGITIAVLGSIALFAVSFTPNVVTTAIACFIVGLGLGLIASPTLIAAQSSVPWEERGVVTGANMFLRSVGSAVGVAIFGAVANGVIARSGLGDESPVAIQAASAAVFFAVAIAAVLTIIAAVAMPRARVDEIEHRPAEASAAG; encoded by the coding sequence ATGCCGCGTGCGCGCGCCGTCCGCGAGAGGAGTGGCGTGGGCGACGCAGCAGGTGTTGGATTCCGGTCGGAGCGCGGGCCCGTGCTCATCGCGGTCATGCTCGCGACGGGGCTCATCGCGATCGACTCGACGATCCTCGCGACGGCCGTGCCGTCGATCGTGCGGGACATCGGCGGGTTCGCGCAGTTCCCCTGGCTGTTCTCGATCTACCTGCTCGCGCAGGCGGTGTCGGTGCCCGTGTACGCGAAGCTCGCCGACACCGTCGGCCGCAAGCCCATCATGCTCGTCGGCATCGCGCTGTTCCTCGTCGGGTCGGTGCTCTGCGGGTTCGCGTGGGACATGACCTCGCTCATCGTGTTCCGCGCGGTGCAGGGCCTCGGCGCCGGTGCCGTGATGCCCGTGTCGATCACCATCACCGGCGACATCTACACGGTGCGCGAGCGCGCGAAGGTGCAGGGGTACATCGCGAGCGTCTGGGCGGCGGCGTCGGTGCTCGGCCCGACCCTCGGCGGCGTGTTCGCCGAGTTCCTGACGTGGCGCTGGATCTTCTTCATCAACATCCCCCTCTGCATCATCGCGGGCGTGATGCTCTGGCGGGCATACCACGAGTCGTTCGAGCGCAAACAGCACCGCATCGACATCACCGGCTCGATCGCGCTCACGATCGGGCTCACGCTCGTCATCCTCGGCGTGCTCGAGGGCGGCCAGGCGTGGGCTTGGTACTCGTGGCAGAGCCTCATCGCCTTCGGCGTGGGCGGGCTGCTGCTCGTCGCGTTCGTGTTCATCGAGCTGCGTGCGGCCGAGCCCGTGCTGCCGCTGTGGGTCTTCTCGCGACGGCTCATCGTGACGACGTCGCTCATCTCGCTCGGCGTCGGCGCCGTGCTCATCGGGCTCACGTCGTACGTGCCGACCTTCCTCGAGAAGACCGCGGACGCATCGCCCCTGGTCTCGGGACTCGCGGTCGCAGCGCTCACCCTCGGCTGGCCGATCTCGGCGTCGAACTCGGGCCGCCTGTACCTGCGCATCGGGTTCAAGAACACCGCGCTCATCGGCATCACGATCGCGGTGCTCGGCAGCATCGCGCTCTTCGCGGTCTCGTTCACCCCGAACGTCGTGACCACGGCGATCGCCTGCTTCATCGTGGGCCTCGGACTCGGGCTCATCGCGTCGCCGACGCTCATCGCGGCCCAGTCGTCGGTGCCGTGGGAGGAGCGCGGCGTCGTGACGGGCGCGAACATGTTCCTGCGCTCGGTCGGCAGCGCGGTCGGCGTCGCGATCTTCGGCGCGGTCGCGAACGGCGTGATCGCGCGCTCGGGGCTCGGCGACGAGTCGCCCGTGGCCATCCAGGCCGCGTCGGCCGCGGTGTTCTTCGCGGTCGCAATCGCGGCCGTGCTCACGATCATCGCGGCGGTCGCGATGCCGCGCGCCCGCGTCGACGAGATCGAGCACCGGCCGGCCGAGGCGTCCGCCGCGGGCTGA